Proteins from one Patescibacteria group bacterium genomic window:
- a CDS encoding ribonuclease J, giving the protein MYSQVSTIPVDKTQTNQIETHSSKTLKIIPLGGFGEIGKNIMVIEYDQDILVIDCGMMFPHEEMLGIDFVIPDTRYLEANRNRIRGLILTHGHEDHIGAMPYLMDRLGCPVYGSALTIGLVKVKFEEFGVSAAKLNVIKPGDSLRLGNFQIDTFDMIHTMSGDLGLLIHTPVGRILHLADFRFDDSKVGSDESKARLAEIGKKGVFLLTMDSTNVEEEGKAISEEAVEESIGEIFKKTWGRIIVTSFASSIPRIQSVISACQKNHRRLFVAGRSMERNIEMTERLGYLSVPKNLIYSIKELKNTPDREAAILCTGSQGEEFSALTRVAAGTHHQIRVKAGDTVVVSGSVIPGNERPIANVVNKLFKLGAEVIYGGESAEIHTSGHAKRDDLKEVFRLTKPEYFVPMHGEFRHLVIHAKLALEMGVTPKNIFVMENGQVLEFSQNSAHLSRARIPSGYVLVDGLGVGDVGNIVLRDRQAMAKDGILVAIMTVDAKTGKLLTSPDIISRGFIYMREREDLVHQIRSEVKSLLAKYNEQNRGDWATIKTQIREDLGQFIYNETQRRPMILPVTIELNK; this is encoded by the coding sequence ATGTACAGTCAGGTCTCAACAATACCTGTTGATAAAACTCAAACTAACCAAATTGAAACTCATTCTTCAAAAACGCTCAAAATTATCCCTTTGGGTGGTTTTGGCGAAATTGGCAAAAATATAATGGTCATCGAATATGACCAGGATATTTTAGTCATTGATTGCGGAATGATGTTTCCGCACGAAGAAATGTTAGGGATTGATTTTGTCATTCCCGACACTCGTTATTTAGAAGCCAACCGAAATCGTATTCGCGGCTTAATTTTAACCCATGGTCACGAAGACCATATTGGCGCCATGCCGTATTTAATGGATCGTCTTGGTTGCCCGGTTTATGGTTCAGCCTTAACGATTGGTTTGGTCAAAGTTAAATTTGAAGAATTCGGCGTTTCCGCCGCAAAATTAAATGTTATTAAACCCGGCGATTCTTTACGTTTGGGCAATTTTCAAATTGATACTTTTGATATGATTCATACCATGTCCGGAGATTTGGGTTTATTAATTCATACTCCGGTCGGTCGAATTTTGCATTTAGCTGATTTTCGATTTGATGATTCTAAGGTTGGCAGTGACGAATCCAAAGCCAGATTAGCCGAAATTGGCAAAAAAGGCGTTTTTCTTTTAACTATGGACAGTACCAATGTCGAAGAAGAAGGCAAAGCCATTTCCGAAGAAGCCGTTGAAGAATCAATCGGTGAAATTTTCAAAAAAACTTGGGGCAGAATTATTGTCACTTCTTTTGCCTCTTCAATCCCCAGAATCCAATCTGTCATTTCGGCTTGTCAAAAAAATCACCGCCGCTTATTTGTGGCTGGTCGCAGCATGGAAAGAAATATTGAAATGACCGAACGCTTAGGCTATTTATCGGTGCCTAAAAATTTAATTTATAGTATTAAGGAATTAAAAAATACCCCGGATCGTGAAGCGGCAATTCTTTGTACCGGTAGCCAGGGCGAAGAATTTTCCGCCCTAACTCGAGTTGCCGCCGGCACTCATCATCAAATTCGCGTCAAAGCCGGTGACACCGTCGTCGTTTCTGGTTCGGTTATTCCGGGTAACGAAAGACCAATTGCCAACGTTGTCAACAAGCTTTTTAAACTTGGCGCTGAAGTAATTTACGGCGGTGAATCTGCCGAAATCCATACTTCGGGTCACGCGAAAAGAGACGATCTAAAAGAAGTCTTTAGATTAACCAAACCTGAGTATTTTGTACCCATGCATGGTGAGTTTCGCCATTTGGTGATTCACGCCAAATTAGCCTTAGAAATGGGCGTGACGCCAAAAAATATTTTTGTCATGGAAAATGGCCAGGTTTTAGAATTTTCTCAAAACTCCGCTCATCTTTCCCGTGCCCGTATTCCTTCGGGTTATGTGTTAGTAGATGGTTTGGGCGTCGGTGACGTCGGTAATATTGTTTTGCGCGATCGCCAAGCCATGGCCAAAGACGGTATTTTAGTCGCGATTATGACCGTGGATGCGAAAACTGGCAAACTCTTGACCTCTCCGGACATTATTTCCCGCGGTTTTATTTACATGCGCGAACGTGAAGATTTAGTCCATCAAATTCGTTCTGAAGTTAAATCTTTACTGGCAAAATATAATGAACAAAATCGAGGCGATTGGGCCACGATTAAAACCCAAATTCGCGAGGATTTAGGCCAATTTATTTACAATGAGACCCAGCGTCGCCCCATGATTTTGCCCGTGACTATTGAGCTCAATAAATAA
- a CDS encoding polyribonucleotide nucleotidyltransferase yields MNSKNETQKFSIKLGDADFEIEIGKMAALATSSVLAKWGETEVLATVVVSDEPKEGVDFFPMLVDYEERWYATGKISGSRYVKRETRPSEEAILAARMIDRPLRPLFPSGYRNDLQIVVTVLSADLIHDPDTASIIAASTALMISPAPFAGPVGAVRIGKVDGKLQAHPTMGQMDEADLDLVIAATKEGILMISGKADQLPESEFVSACEMGLTAIKPILEMQNKICKELKINKEEINPKNHDLVQEMTKFVGKKLSTLVAAATDTKHDEQISEFEKEVLNNFEGNYKQIEIKTIFKDFLEKELRKSILEKKIRPDSRKLNEIRQISIDTGLLARTHGSALFSRGQTQVLSVVTLGSPSREQLIETMEEEATKRYMHHYNFPPFSTGEISPLRGASRREIGHGSLAEKALQAVIPTRELFPYTIRVASEVLASNGSTSMAATCGSSLALMDAGVPIKDQVAGISIGLVKEGAKYVLLTDIIGAEDFAGDMDFKLAGTKKGLTAFQLDVKTTQLNMEIVKGAVEESKKARMIILDKMNAVIAKPRKLLSKYAPTVSVIKINPDRIRDVIGPGGRIINDIIAKTNSNIDIEQDGSVTISSQDKEGAQKAKDLVSQLTHEVKVGEQFQGKVVKILDFGAFVEFLPGQEGLVHISQLAPQRVEKVTDIVKVGDEIPVKVIEIDQQGRINLSLKAAKSQAKK; encoded by the coding sequence ATGAATTCAAAAAATGAAACTCAAAAGTTTAGCATTAAATTAGGCGATGCTGATTTTGAAATTGAAATCGGCAAAATGGCCGCTTTAGCGACATCATCTGTTTTAGCAAAATGGGGCGAAACCGAAGTTTTGGCCACGGTGGTGGTTTCTGATGAACCCAAGGAAGGCGTGGACTTTTTTCCCATGCTTGTTGATTACGAAGAAAGATGGTACGCGACCGGTAAAATTTCCGGTTCTCGTTATGTCAAAAGAGAAACTCGACCCTCCGAAGAAGCTATCTTGGCCGCACGCATGATTGACCGACCTTTAAGACCGCTTTTTCCTTCAGGATATCGCAATGATCTTCAAATTGTGGTCACGGTACTTTCTGCCGATTTGATTCACGATCCAGACACCGCTTCAATAATTGCCGCTTCAACTGCGTTAATGATTAGCCCGGCGCCATTTGCCGGACCGGTTGGTGCGGTTAGAATTGGCAAAGTTGATGGTAAATTACAGGCTCATCCGACTATGGGACAGATGGATGAAGCAGATTTAGATTTAGTGATTGCCGCCACCAAAGAAGGCATTTTAATGATTTCCGGTAAAGCCGATCAATTGCCAGAATCTGAATTTGTCTCAGCTTGCGAAATGGGTTTAACTGCCATTAAGCCAATTTTGGAGATGCAAAATAAAATTTGTAAAGAATTAAAAATTAATAAAGAAGAAATTAACCCCAAAAACCACGATTTAGTTCAAGAAATGACTAAATTTGTGGGCAAGAAATTATCAACTTTAGTCGCCGCGGCTACTGACACTAAGCACGACGAACAAATTTCTGAATTTGAAAAAGAAGTTTTAAATAATTTTGAAGGCAATTACAAACAAATCGAAATCAAAACCATTTTTAAGGATTTTTTGGAAAAAGAACTCAGAAAATCAATTTTGGAGAAAAAAATTCGACCCGATAGCCGCAAATTAAACGAAATTAGACAAATTTCCATTGACACTGGTTTATTGGCTCGAACTCATGGCTCGGCACTTTTTTCTCGTGGACAAACTCAGGTTTTGTCAGTCGTCACTTTAGGCTCTCCTAGTCGCGAACAGCTGATTGAAACTATGGAAGAAGAAGCCACCAAAAGATATATGCACCATTATAATTTTCCGCCTTTTTCTACGGGTGAAATTAGTCCTCTAAGAGGCGCCTCTCGTCGAGAAATTGGTCATGGCTCATTGGCCGAAAAAGCCTTGCAAGCAGTTATTCCCACCAGAGAACTTTTCCCATACACGATTCGTGTCGCTTCCGAGGTTTTAGCTTCTAATGGTTCAACCTCAATGGCGGCGACTTGCGGTTCAAGTTTGGCCTTAATGGATGCCGGTGTCCCGATTAAAGATCAGGTGGCGGGCATTTCTATTGGTTTAGTTAAAGAAGGTGCAAAATATGTTCTCTTAACCGATATTATCGGCGCTGAAGATTTTGCTGGGGATATGGATTTTAAATTAGCCGGCACCAAAAAAGGCTTGACCGCTTTTCAGCTTGATGTTAAAACTACGCAATTGAATATGGAAATCGTTAAAGGCGCGGTTGAAGAATCCAAAAAAGCCAGAATGATAATCTTGGATAAAATGAACGCCGTGATCGCTAAGCCGCGCAAATTACTTTCTAAGTATGCACCCACTGTTAGCGTGATTAAAATTAATCCCGATCGGATTCGCGACGTGATTGGTCCGGGCGGTCGGATTATTAATGACATTATTGCAAAAACTAATTCTAATATTGATATTGAACAAGACGGTTCAGTCACAATTTCGTCTCAAGACAAAGAAGGCGCGCAAAAAGCCAAAGACTTGGTTTCGCAACTAACTCATGAAGTTAAAGTCGGTGAGCAGTTTCAGGGCAAAGTCGTCAAAATTTTAGATTTTGGCGCTTTTGTGGAATTTTTGCCTGGCCAAGAAGGCTTGGTTCATATTTCACAACTGGCACCACAACGGGTTGAAAAAGTGACCGATATTGTCAAGGTTGGTGATGAAATTCCGGTCAAAGTGATCGAAATCGACCAGCAAGGCCGTATCAATTTATCATTAAAAGCTGCCAAATCTCAAGCCAAAAAATAG
- the rpsO gene encoding 30S ribosomal protein S15, which translates to MNNETLIKKYKEHDQDTGSVGVQIILLTRQMADLVDHLKDHRKDHDSRRGLLKIVNKRRKLLTYLAKTEPKKYQSIIVDLKLRK; encoded by the coding sequence ATGAATAATGAGACTTTAATCAAAAAATACAAGGAACACGATCAGGATACAGGCTCGGTCGGAGTCCAAATTATTTTATTGACCCGACAAATGGCAGACTTAGTTGATCATCTCAAAGATCACCGCAAAGATCATGATTCCAGACGAGGTTTGCTTAAAATCGTTAACAAAAGACGCAAGCTTTTAACGTACTTAGCCAAAACTGAACCTAAAAAGTACCAATCGATTATTGTTGATTTAAAATTAAGAAAATAA
- a CDS encoding DHH family phosphoesterase: MELNPKQQTTELIKKSQKILLLSSNPDGDSLGAAISLFLMLKKLGKDPVMVCSGKIPNRYDFMPQITNIKMDFSEIRNFIITLDVTKTPVAKLGYKIEKDRLNIIITPDQGAFSAEDVKISQEQAQLDLIIILDTPDLGLLGDLYENNAEIFYKTPVINIDHHATNDYFGKINLVDLTATSTCEILVSIVEALSAEQTLMDEQIATSLLTGIISDTGSFQNSNTTPKSLTVAAQLIAQGGQQQEIVKKLYKTKPLSTLKLWGRILAQIREDKENKFIWSLVTIRDLEQTSASEEEITGAIDELLTSTPDAEVVLLLSEREDGIYGSIRTTKGVDASEIAKKFGGGGHVGAAAFQLKNANLALVERDAVEKIRQFQNLRLFSRP; this comes from the coding sequence ATGGAATTAAACCCAAAACAACAAACAACCGAGTTGATTAAAAAGAGCCAAAAAATCTTGCTCTTATCATCAAATCCAGACGGCGACAGCTTGGGGGCAGCAATCTCCCTTTTTTTAATGCTCAAAAAACTCGGCAAAGATCCAGTCATGGTTTGCTCGGGTAAAATTCCCAATCGTTATGATTTTATGCCCCAAATTACCAATATTAAAATGGATTTTTCGGAAATTAGAAATTTTATCATCACCTTGGATGTTACCAAAACCCCGGTGGCAAAATTAGGCTATAAAATCGAAAAAGACAGATTAAATATCATTATTACGCCTGATCAGGGTGCTTTTTCGGCTGAAGATGTCAAAATTTCTCAAGAACAAGCCCAATTAGATTTGATTATTATTTTAGACACCCCGGATTTAGGGCTTTTGGGTGATCTATACGAAAATAACGCCGAGATTTTTTACAAAACCCCGGTGATAAATATTGATCATCACGCTACCAACGATTATTTTGGCAAGATTAATTTGGTTGATTTAACCGCCACCTCGACTTGCGAAATTTTAGTTTCAATTGTTGAGGCTTTAAGCGCAGAACAGACTTTAATGGATGAACAAATTGCCACCAGCTTGCTGACAGGCATTATTTCTGACACCGGTAGTTTTCAAAATTCCAACACCACGCCCAAATCGTTAACGGTCGCGGCGCAATTAATCGCCCAAGGCGGACAACAACAAGAAATTGTCAAAAAGCTTTATAAAACCAAGCCTTTATCAACTCTCAAATTATGGGGACGAATTTTAGCCCAAATTCGCGAAGACAAAGAGAATAAGTTTATTTGGTCTTTGGTGACCATCCGAGACTTGGAACAGACCTCGGCTTCTGAAGAAGAAATCACCGGTGCGATTGACGAACTCTTAACTTCCACACCGGATGCCGAAGTAGTTTTGCTACTATCCGAAAGGGAAGATGGCATTTATGGCAGCATTCGCACCACCAAAGGCGTGGACGCTTCGGAAATTGCCAAAAAATTTGGCGGTGGCGGACATGTTGGCGCGGCGGCTTTCCAGCTCAAAAACGCCAATTTAGCTTTGGTAGAACGCGATGCGGTGGAAAAAATCCGCCAATTTCAAAACCTGCGCCTGTTTAGCCGGCCGTAA
- a CDS encoding DNA methyltransferase, translating to MSDEKLKNGMLFKAKNIKLIKQKKLTNPKNDEKPPFETTTLWDYPKQSYGAIPKGNNKFQGVTPAFIIWNMIQRYTQPGDLVVDPMCGSGTTIDVCNEEGRKVIGYDIHPQREDIIKNDARKIPLKDNSADMVFIDSPYGDNVNYGTDPLDIGKISAEDSKFYQELEKTTKEIYRVLKPGKVVGWLIGDQWVKRKFTPVGFKIYAMMDKYFEPVDLICVTRRQQSSNTGVWHYRARKFNFFLRGFKHLIIMRKPLEKATPEKSKPNKTKVKWKKYK from the coding sequence ATGAGCGATGAAAAATTAAAAAACGGAATGCTTTTTAAGGCTAAAAACATCAAACTAATCAAACAAAAAAAACTGACGAATCCTAAAAATGACGAAAAGCCACCTTTTGAAACCACAACTTTATGGGATTATCCTAAACAAAGCTATGGTGCTATCCCAAAAGGTAATAATAAATTTCAGGGAGTAACGCCGGCATTTATTATCTGGAACATGATTCAAAGATATACCCAACCAGGAGATTTAGTTGTTGATCCAATGTGTGGTAGCGGTACAACCATTGATGTTTGTAATGAAGAAGGAAGAAAGGTAATCGGTTATGACATCCATCCCCAAAGAGAAGATATTATTAAAAACGATGCCCGTAAAATTCCTCTTAAAGATAATTCGGCCGATATGGTTTTTATTGATTCGCCTTATGGTGATAACGTAAATTATGGTACTGACCCTTTAGATATTGGTAAAATATCCGCTGAAGATTCGAAATTTTATCAAGAGCTCGAAAAAACAACTAAAGAGATTTATCGCGTTTTAAAACCAGGCAAGGTGGTCGGGTGGTTAATCGGCGACCAATGGGTTAAAAGAAAATTCACGCCGGTTGGTTTTAAAATATATGCGATGATGGATAAATATTTTGAACCTGTGGACTTAATCTGTGTCACAAGAAGACAACAAAGTTCAAACACAGGAGTTTGGCATTATCGAGCTCGAAAATTTAATTTTTTTCTTAGAGGTTTTAAACACTTAATTATAATGCGAAAGCCCTTAGAAAAAGCAACTCCAGAAAAATCAAAACCCAATAAAACTAAAGTCAAATGGAAAAAATATAAATAG
- a CDS encoding BsaWI family type II restriction enzyme has translation MKFDEVIKIYEIEKKKYGREIYKHISDIFKKAKEIHKKDFTLTDHEQSWRSFKGKNLEKLIMYIIQDQVESLGLKIISGSTFERTGNANLPPDVSKIKRNLLIDYGEFGHHLPDVDLIIYNPKNCKVLAAISSKVTLRERIAQTGYWKLKFLQDPVTKNIKVFFITPDEDGTLTSKKPTKKGRAIVEVDTDGSYVMSDKNIDESDKVKSFDKFIEDLRRICK, from the coding sequence ATGAAATTTGACGAGGTAATAAAAATTTATGAGATTGAAAAAAAGAAATATGGCCGGGAAATTTACAAACACATTTCCGACATTTTTAAAAAAGCAAAAGAAATCCACAAAAAAGATTTTACCCTAACTGATCATGAACAATCTTGGAGGTCGTTTAAGGGTAAAAACTTGGAAAAATTGATAATGTATATTATTCAAGATCAAGTCGAGAGTTTGGGATTAAAAATTATCTCCGGCAGTACATTTGAAAGGACAGGAAATGCTAATTTACCCCCAGATGTAAGTAAAATAAAAAGGAATCTTTTAATCGATTATGGAGAATTTGGTCATCATTTACCCGATGTTGATTTAATTATTTACAACCCCAAAAACTGTAAAGTTTTAGCCGCTATCTCAAGTAAGGTCACATTAAGAGAAAGAATTGCCCAAACAGGGTATTGGAAACTTAAATTTTTGCAAGACCCGGTGACCAAAAATATAAAAGTATTCTTTATTACTCCGGACGAAGATGGCACTTTAACTTCCAAAAAACCGACCAAAAAAGGTCGAGCCATCGTCGAGGTAGATACTGATGGTAGTTATGTAATGTCTGATAAGAATATTGATGAAAGCGATAAAGTGAAATCATTTGATAAATTTATTGAAGATCTAAGGAGGATTTGTAAATGA
- the rpsT gene encoding 30S ribosomal protein S20 encodes MPQIKSAKKAKKQSAKRRLGNVVTKNVIKKAKKAASAALAKKAGAAEVKKLVSVVDKAAKNHVIHKNKAARIKSKYLIQLAKLKLALPKKEKVKPVVKKPAAKKATKPTAKSAAKKPAKKTAAKTAKKPAKKS; translated from the coding sequence GTGCCACAAATAAAATCTGCTAAAAAAGCCAAAAAACAATCAGCCAAAAGACGACTTGGCAATGTTGTCACCAAAAACGTAATCAAAAAAGCCAAAAAAGCCGCCTCGGCCGCCTTAGCCAAAAAAGCCGGTGCTGCGGAAGTGAAAAAATTAGTTTCTGTGGTTGATAAAGCCGCCAAAAATCATGTCATTCATAAGAACAAAGCCGCTCGAATTAAATCAAAATATTTAATTCAATTGGCAAAATTAAAGCTAGCTTTACCCAAAAAAGAAAAAGTCAAACCGGTGGTAAAAAAACCAGCCGCCAAGAAAGCTACCAAACCAACCGCCAAATCTGCTGCCAAGAAACCGGCTAAAAAAACTGCGGCAAAAACTGCGAAAAAACCGGCTAAAAAATCATAA
- the lepB gene encoding signal peptidase I: MRNVIRPRLSLENKSSKSKIFYRLARFFDLSKWVILIAIVIYLGHLFVVSIFAVSGASMEPNFHDKEYLIVNKTFRIIDRIQRGDVAIFKFPGDPNELYIKRIIGLPGDTIEIKDKAVWVNGRKMIEMYLTKDMVTDKLSNQQKWHLGANEYFVMGDNRENSNDSRVWGSLPKENIVGIANFVILPAAMAGKIPIPDYYTSSK; encoded by the coding sequence ATGCGCAATGTGATTCGACCGCGTCTATCATTAGAAAATAAAAGTTCTAAAAGCAAAATTTTTTATAGGTTAGCGCGGTTTTTTGATTTAAGCAAATGGGTTATTTTAATCGCGATTGTGATTTATTTAGGACATTTGTTTGTGGTGAGCATTTTTGCGGTTTCTGGGGCGAGCATGGAGCCAAATTTTCACGACAAAGAATATTTAATCGTCAATAAAACCTTTCGAATTATTGACCGAATTCAACGCGGTGATGTGGCGATTTTTAAATTCCCCGGCGATCCAAACGAGCTTTATATTAAAAGAATAATTGGTTTGCCGGGCGATACGATTGAAATCAAAGATAAAGCGGTTTGGGTTAATGGTCGGAAAATGATTGAAATGTATTTAACTAAAGATATGGTCACGGATAAATTATCAAATCAGCAAAAATGGCATCTGGGTGCCAATGAATATTTTGTGATGGGTGACAATCGCGAAAATTCGAACGACTCGCGGGTTTGGGGCAGTTTACCCAAAGAAAATATTGTTGGCATTGCTAATTTCGTAATTTTGCCAGCAGCGATGGCTGGCAAGATTCCTATCCCTGATTATTATACGAGCTCAAAATAA
- a CDS encoding DUF2207 domain-containing protein — MKFRSKCLLIIFASLILFWPRSIQAQENFVPISLSQLKINAILGNNGRLKVQENFVFSNRFVADFAWAINAKNISNLQIYRSDTKISKDQYKIRKVDNQILIYDLASPNLGDTWRIEYEQAAEFMPTENQYQLRFQPIKNPGINIDSLEVFLVFPQNVKANQVYLSHYAIHGVGKSGARVKNGAMYYYAKNLSPYSSFTCQVKFNKNLIKMATMVKIMTEIRLAGLDFWLAATIFLPSVIILSLLAMILIRRRSGGPEISDRVSDRPPNQMSPLLVGVLFRQKIGPAEIASQILDLANRGYLVISEKGDGYNIGEKKSFNDAQPFDRALSEELLKGHFKESLAGIEEQPEKVLFSEAVFKIYAKAYDQIAKLGYFVQGPRTILYRYQIFGILLFFLSALAVFISPAFVNPPYIVLVFTGSAIAALFIIALSSKMPMRTKKGRRALSDWLAFRRYLIRYPKQTTAAEAQREEFINYLPYAVVLGCEKEWANHFSRIPFNLPEWYLSYHEIGTLPKFTQRLYPMIEIITQTLMALKEPLI; from the coding sequence GTGAAATTCCGGTCTAAGTGCTTGTTAATTATTTTTGCCAGTTTGATCTTGTTTTGGCCAAGATCTATTCAGGCTCAAGAAAATTTTGTACCAATTAGTCTTAGCCAGCTTAAAATTAATGCCATTCTTGGTAACAATGGCCGGCTAAAAGTGCAGGAAAATTTTGTCTTTTCAAATCGCTTTGTGGCTGATTTTGCCTGGGCAATTAATGCCAAAAATATTTCAAATTTACAAATTTATCGTTCAGACACGAAAATCTCCAAAGATCAATATAAAATTCGAAAAGTTGATAACCAGATTTTAATCTATGATTTAGCAAGCCCAAATTTGGGTGATACTTGGCGCATTGAATATGAACAAGCCGCCGAATTTATGCCAACCGAAAACCAATATCAACTGCGCTTTCAGCCGATTAAAAATCCCGGGATTAATATTGATAGCCTTGAGGTCTTTCTCGTTTTTCCGCAGAATGTCAAAGCTAACCAGGTTTATTTATCTCATTATGCAATTCATGGAGTAGGCAAGAGTGGGGCGCGAGTCAAAAATGGCGCTATGTATTATTATGCCAAAAATCTCTCGCCGTATAGTAGCTTTACCTGCCAAGTTAAATTTAATAAAAATTTAATCAAAATGGCGACTATGGTCAAGATAATGACGGAAATCCGATTAGCTGGTTTGGATTTTTGGCTGGCGGCGACCATCTTTTTGCCGAGCGTGATCATCTTAAGTTTGTTAGCGATGATTTTAATTCGCCGACGTTCTGGTGGGCCGGAAATTTCCGATCGAGTTTCAGATCGGCCTCCCAATCAAATGAGCCCGCTTTTAGTGGGCGTTTTATTTCGGCAAAAAATCGGGCCGGCGGAAATTGCCAGCCAAATTTTGGACTTAGCTAATCGTGGCTATTTGGTTATTTCTGAAAAAGGCGATGGCTATAATATTGGTGAAAAAAAATCATTTAACGATGCCCAGCCATTTGATCGCGCCTTATCTGAAGAATTGCTCAAAGGCCATTTTAAAGAAAGTTTAGCCGGTATTGAGGAGCAACCCGAAAAAGTCTTATTTTCCGAGGCAGTTTTTAAAATATATGCCAAAGCATATGATCAAATCGCGAAATTAGGTTATTTTGTCCAAGGCCCCAGAACGATACTCTATCGATATCAAATTTTTGGCATTTTATTGTTTTTCTTGTCAGCGCTGGCAGTTTTTATCTCTCCAGCTTTTGTCAATCCGCCTTATATAGTTTTGGTTTTCACGGGATCTGCAATTGCCGCTTTATTTATCATTGCTTTATCGAGCAAAATGCCGATGCGCACTAAAAAAGGCCGACGCGCCTTGTCGGACTGGCTGGCTTTTCGCCGTTATTTAATTCGTTATCCCAAACAAACTACCGCCGCCGAAGCACAGCGGGAAGAATTCATTAATTATTTACCATATGCGGTGGTTTTGGGTTGCGAGAAAGAATGGGCTAATCATTTTAGCCGTATCCCCTTTAATTTACCTGAATGGTATTTGTCTTATCACGAAATTGGCACTTTGCCAAAATTTACGCAAAGGCTTTATCCAATGATTGAAATTATCACCCAGACCCTAATGGCCCTCAAAGAACCATTAATTTAG
- the holA gene encoding DNA polymerase III subunit delta, translating to MIFLIYGKDNFRVLEKMNQVQAKFVEKTGSEFNIEKFDENMSLSQFKNSLIVTNFLSAQKLIIVKNFLKKASPTDAKEIAKIIVKIPAEVTVVFVESELSPKNPVLKKVTEIGKVWQFEPLASQGILTWAKKRVEEKGGKIDFEAAETLTFFVGNDLGRLDLEIDKLIEYKDRKEIHVEDVRDLVKPQFSPSIFELIDSLAAKNLAKSQQILKNLLVAGENALYIHTMIVYQFRNLIIIKALSESGLGSAQIREKTRLHPFVIQKSLQQIRNFSLSNLKLIYQKLMSAEIAMKTGQIDPDFALELLVLGLMG from the coding sequence ATGATTTTTTTAATCTATGGTAAGGACAATTTTCGCGTTTTAGAAAAAATGAACCAGGTTCAAGCAAAATTTGTCGAAAAAACCGGTTCTGAGTTTAATATTGAAAAATTTGACGAAAATATGAGCCTGAGTCAATTTAAAAACTCACTTATCGTTACTAATTTTTTATCAGCCCAAAAACTCATCATCGTGAAAAATTTCCTTAAGAAAGCCAGCCCAACTGATGCCAAAGAAATTGCCAAAATTATTGTCAAAATTCCAGCCGAAGTGACAGTGGTTTTTGTTGAATCAGAACTTAGCCCAAAAAATCCAGTGCTTAAAAAAGTCACTGAAATTGGCAAAGTCTGGCAATTTGAGCCTCTCGCAAGCCAAGGGATTTTGACTTGGGCTAAAAAAAGAGTCGAAGAAAAAGGTGGCAAAATTGATTTTGAGGCCGCCGAAACCTTAACTTTTTTTGTTGGCAATGATTTGGGTCGTTTAGATTTAGAAATTGACAAACTTATAGAATATAAAGATAGGAAAGAAATTCACGTGGAAGATGTTCGTGACTTGGTCAAACCGCAATTTTCACCCAGCATTTTTGAGCTTATTGATTCGTTAGCCGCGAAAAATTTAGCCAAAAGCCAGCAAATTTTAAAAAATTTACTCGTCGCCGGCGAAAATGCTTTATATATTCATACCATGATTGTGTACCAGTTTCGAAATTTGATTATTATAAAGGCCTTATCCGAATCTGGTTTGGGATCAGCCCAAATTCGCGAAAAAACCAGATTGCACCCTTTTGTTATTCAAAAAAGTTTGCAACAGATTAGAAATTTTTCTTTATCAAATCTGAAACTGATTTATCAAAAATTAATGTCGGCGGAAATTGCCATGAAAACTGGCCAAATTGATCCAGATTTTGCTTTGGAATTGCTTGTCTTGGGTTTGATGGGATGA